From one Myxococcales bacterium genomic stretch:
- a CDS encoding LysM peptidoglycan-binding domain-containing protein, whose protein sequence is MRILLVFLLPALVAACATTRRGAPSLDELLAPPEGPAVTQWTGDFESLREHIRTLARQAVEQSKRGKNDAAQDKIDEARRLILTFQGTERQREQLAEEYELLLTLLDELIEPEKRPASEAISLILTTPEATAQDLADVEAARSIPSIQRYVSRLSPAAQKRIARQLAVFTRTDRGRELFQRYLDRSAAYRDTISRLLAGRNLPAELFCVALIESGFSEIAVSRTGAAGMWQFMPATGRAYGLDQDRWVDERLDWIKATDAAARYFRDSLQTFDGDIELAVASYNTGPGNVKKAIRKAGGTSDFWRLKLHPETMDYVPKWIAAMIIYYNPKHYGFTVPPDDPPRFDDITIRGSLPLASIAGAIGEHPEGINNLNRALIRKATPPDRPWNVHLPAGSRDKLVANLDRLLQSSSVVWLAHRMKKGETVAQVAGRYGVGVEQLMAVNDSLADHLPDEGEVIMVPVGADNTKALADFQERQREEEVLATLEPGPGAPAAPPPPASRRAAPKKIVHTVRSRDNLWSIAQDYDVSVDDLKRWNQGQIGPGNRIRPGQKLNINLGEAPDQPAPVRYTVMRGDTLGEIAKRFGVATADLAAANGLGAGATIYPGAVLQIPGKGRPLAPEAKTHQVQRGENITRIAADNGVSVAALMAANQLTDPTSLQAGQILTIPAPGEKTAAPPSGKPYTVKTGDTLAKLAKRFGVTVKELAAANKLSTKSPLKAGQKLTIPAGKGKDIWIQYKVRPGDTLTSIADHFNCTVGDLEKWNRIRRGAPLAVGQSLKVQVKK, encoded by the coding sequence GTGCGAATCCTGCTCGTGTTTCTTCTGCCCGCGCTCGTGGCGGCGTGCGCGACGACGCGGCGCGGTGCGCCGTCGCTCGACGAACTGCTCGCCCCGCCCGAAGGGCCGGCCGTCACCCAGTGGACCGGCGATTTCGAATCCCTCCGCGAGCACATCCGCACCCTGGCGCGGCAGGCGGTGGAGCAGAGCAAGCGCGGCAAGAACGACGCGGCGCAGGACAAGATCGACGAGGCGCGCCGGCTGATCCTGACCTTTCAGGGCACCGAGCGGCAGCGCGAACAACTCGCCGAGGAATACGAACTGCTGCTGACGCTGCTGGACGAGCTGATCGAGCCGGAAAAGCGGCCGGCCTCGGAGGCGATTTCGCTCATCCTGACCACGCCAGAGGCCACCGCGCAGGACCTCGCCGACGTCGAGGCCGCCCGCTCGATTCCCAGCATCCAACGCTACGTCTCCCGCCTGAGCCCGGCCGCCCAAAAGCGCATCGCCCGGCAACTGGCCGTCTTCACCCGCACCGACCGCGGCCGCGAATTGTTTCAGCGCTACCTCGACCGTAGCGCCGCCTACCGCGACACCATCAGCCGCCTCCTGGCCGGGCGCAACCTGCCCGCCGAACTGTTCTGCGTCGCACTGATCGAATCGGGCTTCTCCGAAATCGCCGTCAGCCGCACCGGCGCCGCCGGCATGTGGCAGTTCATGCCGGCGACCGGCCGCGCCTACGGGCTGGACCAGGACCGCTGGGTCGATGAGCGCCTCGACTGGATCAAGGCCACCGACGCCGCCGCGCGGTATTTCCGCGATTCGCTGCAGACCTTCGACGGCGACATCGAGCTGGCCGTCGCCTCCTACAACACCGGCCCGGGCAACGTGAAAAAGGCCATCCGCAAGGCCGGCGGAACGAGCGATTTCTGGCGGCTCAAGCTGCATCCCGAAACGATGGACTACGTGCCCAAGTGGATCGCGGCGATGATCATCTACTACAACCCGAAGCACTACGGCTTCACCGTGCCGCCCGACGATCCGCCGCGCTTCGACGACATCACCATCCGCGGCTCGCTGCCGCTGGCGAGCATCGCCGGCGCGATCGGCGAGCATCCGGAGGGGATCAACAACCTCAACCGCGCCCTGATCCGCAAGGCCACCCCGCCCGACCGGCCGTGGAACGTGCACCTGCCCGCCGGCTCGCGCGACAAGCTGGTGGCGAACCTCGACCGCCTGCTGCAAAGCTCGTCGGTCGTCTGGCTGGCCCACCGGATGAAAAAGGGCGAAACCGTCGCCCAGGTCGCCGGCCGCTACGGCGTCGGCGTCGAGCAACTGATGGCCGTCAACGACTCGCTGGCCGATCACCTGCCCGACGAGGGCGAAGTCATCATGGTGCCGGTCGGCGCCGACAACACCAAGGCCCTGGCCGATTTCCAGGAGCGCCAGCGCGAGGAAGAGGTGCTGGCCACGCTGGAACCCGGACCCGGCGCCCCGGCCGCCCCGCCGCCCCCGGCGAGCCGCCGCGCCGCGCCGAAAAAGATCGTCCACACCGTCCGCAGCCGCGACAACCTGTGGTCGATCGCCCAGGACTACGACGTCTCGGTCGACGACCTGAAGCGCTGGAACCAGGGGCAGATCGGCCCCGGCAACCGCATCCGGCCGGGCCAGAAGCTGAACATCAACCTGGGCGAGGCGCCCGACCAGCCCGCCCCGGTCCGCTATACGGTGATGCGCGGCGATACGCTCGGCGAGATCGCCAAGCGCTTCGGCGTCGCCACCGCCGATCTCGCGGCGGCCAACGGCCTGGGAGCCGGCGCGACCATCTACCCGGGCGCCGTGCTGCAGATCCCGGGTAAAGGCCGGCCGCTCGCGCCGGAAGCCAAAACCCACCAGGTGCAGCGCGGCGAGAACATCACCCGCATCGCCGCCGACAACGGCGTCAGCGTCGCCGCCCTGATGGCCGCGAACCAACTCACCGACCCAACCTCTTTGCAAGCCGGGCAAATCCTGACGATTCCCGCGCCTGGCGAAAAAACCGCCGCGCCGCCGTCGGGAAAACCTTACACGGTCAAAACCGGCGACACCCTTGCCAAGCTCGCCAAACGCTTCGGCGTTACCGTCAAGGAACTGGCCGCGGCCAACAAGCTGTCGACCAAAAGCCCGCTGAAAGCAGGGCAAAAGTTGACGATTCCCGCCGGGAAGGGTAAGGATATTTGGATTCAATACAAGGTGCGGCCCGGCGATACCCTGACGAGCATCGCCGACCATTTCAACTGCACCGTCGGCGACCTGGAAAAGTGGAACCGGATTCGCCGCGGCGCGCCGCTCGCCGTCGGGCAGTCGCTCAAGGTGCAGGTGAAGAAGTAG
- a CDS encoding site-specific DNA-methyltransferase — protein sequence MKNRIYFGDNLAVLKTLPAASAALIYIDPPFNTGKQRDRVELLTSRAAGGDRTGFGGKRYVTRRLGTKSYNDNFDDYLSFLTPRLREAHRLLAPHGSLYFHIDYREVHYCKVLLDEIFGRACFLNEIIWAYDYGARTRKKWPPKHDNLLVYVKDPRQYRFNYDAIDRIPYMAPGLVGPEKAARGKLPTDVWWHTIVGTNSKEKTGYPTQKPLGILRRIVLASSDPGDLVIDFFAGSGTTGEAALEKGRRFILIDNNPTALEVMSRRFAAVPNLEWIGWPAKAAQEKA from the coding sequence ATGAAAAACCGAATTTATTTTGGCGACAATCTCGCCGTTCTCAAAACGTTGCCCGCCGCCTCGGCGGCGCTGATCTACATCGATCCGCCGTTCAACACCGGCAAGCAGCGCGACCGCGTCGAACTGCTGACCAGCCGGGCGGCGGGCGGCGACCGCACGGGTTTCGGCGGCAAGCGCTACGTGACGCGGCGCCTCGGCACCAAATCCTACAACGACAATTTCGACGACTACCTGTCGTTTCTCACGCCGCGGCTGCGCGAGGCGCACCGCCTGCTGGCACCGCACGGCAGCCTGTATTTTCACATCGATTACCGCGAGGTCCATTACTGCAAGGTGCTGCTCGACGAGATTTTCGGCCGTGCCTGTTTTCTCAACGAAATCATTTGGGCCTACGACTACGGCGCGCGCACGCGCAAGAAATGGCCGCCGAAACACGACAATCTGCTCGTCTACGTCAAGGATCCGCGGCAATACCGGTTCAACTACGACGCGATCGACCGCATCCCCTACATGGCGCCGGGGCTGGTCGGCCCCGAAAAGGCGGCGCGCGGCAAGCTGCCCACCGACGTGTGGTGGCACACGATCGTCGGCACCAACAGCAAGGAAAAAACCGGCTACCCGACGCAGAAGCCGCTGGGCATCCTGCGCCGGATCGTCCTGGCGTCCTCCGATCCCGGCGACTTGGTGATCGACTTCTTCGCCGGCAGCGGCACCACGGGCGAAGCCGCCCTGGAAAAGGGCCGGCGCTTCATCCTGATCGACAACAATCCGACTGCCCTCGAGGTCATGTCCCGGCGTTTCGCCGCCGTCCCGAACCTGGAATGGATCGGCTGGCCGGCCAAAGCCGCCCAGGAAAAAGCGTAA